ACTACACAAAACTGATTTAGTAGGTACAAGCTTATGGTTCACTCTTCGATAATTTATACTATCGGGCAATATCCATATCCATagactccatattatttcaagctTAAAAGATGAATACTACATTATACAGTATTTTATaatgaatttatatatttatatatatatataaatcgtggTAAATGGTGTCAAACTATGATTGGTTGACACCATCTGTgaatagtaattttttttttttcaaaacatgaTTCCCCAAACCACTAACCTAATACCATCAGGATCTCCTGACCCGCTCCACCAACCCGACCCGCATATCCGCTACTGTAGCTACAGtaccttttttatttatttttatttttcgaaacCAACCCGCAACGATAGCGCGGGCCAAAAAACTAGTTAGTATTCATAATTTATGTTGCATATTTGGTTGCAAATGGTGGGGAAATAATAAAAGAATTTACGAAAATTACTCCATTAAAACAATTACAACGAAGCAAACCAACAGTTAGGACCATTTGCAACCACCAAAGgaggtttttttatttttttatttttttaatagcgATTGGAATCACACGAGGGGGACTTTAacaacccgttgcgatcatctcccgtttcgactatgccgatgcagtgataaaccccgcccccatcggtgcccgggagaaaaccttgaaaccgatccaagggcacgaccaagtaaaactCCCCTCCCCTTTACCGATCCAATGTgctatgggtggatacttcatgacatggatgaaattgtatttttaatatgtagccaacgaggGTCGAACTTCTTATGATCATCAACTTATATGCTCTTCTCAGGTGAGTTAATTCATTATTTTGCTAAATGGATATTGCACGACAACGATTATAAATGAACATTTTTAACGTTACATAGTCAATAGGAAGTTAAAGCTATGAATTTTAAAAAAGATGTAGATAGTTTGCTTAATGTTAATGTAGATTTTGGTGTATTGTTTTTGTATGTTAATTAAAAAGACCTATAATCCTTTTTCTTTTGTACCTATGCCAGTGAAGAACATATGTAACATATGGCCAACATATTCAATGGGATTTTGGGTTAATTAGGTGATTTTCTAATAAGTTAGCCTCGTATTTATCTATAACTAGTGATAATTAGGTGTGTTTATCATGGTCTATAAATACAAGTGAATTCGAAGTTTTCTAAGGGGATAGAAAACAATTTAAACTACCAATTTCTTTTTAGTTGTATTCATCCATTAAAGCACCCATTCATGAGTAAATGGGTCTTTGTTGTATTCGTCCGTTAAAACACCCATTCAGAAGTAAATGGGTCTAAATTAGATACCTTCAATATACCCTTTTTTCGACAAGAAATATATTAATTCAGATGGATAGACTTTATATATGAATGCATATGCTTAGTGTGACTCATTAGAGGAATGTAaatattactagtgaaatgacccgtggaatcacgggtttgtataaacaaaacagtttaataatatgttttaggtattaagtgaatgtaaatgctaaagtcatttagtttaataacccgtgAAAGCACGAATTCCGACTAAAAAACTTCTCGTTGCTTTTAAAAACATATTAACGTACTTAACTAAATCAGAATAAaataactacatttattctcccaccacccTCTATCAATTTTCATCATAATTACTATTTTTGTTGTCATAAAAGCATACACTACATCTTTTATTAAGACATGTATTTTGCATATAAATGtcattaatctcgtaaagagaactcatacttgaataataataataataataataataataataataataataataataataataataataataataataataataataataataataatataattattatgggATATTATGTAAAAGATTTtataatttgttttaaagtttgtacatatggtcatagagtgttttatcataaagttgtacatcATGCTTCAAATATTATAAATATGGTAATGATGGTGTTTtaccataaagttgtacataaatATCTCAAATATTATACATATGATCGTTGAGTGTttttcataaggttgtacataatgcttcaaatattttaCATATGGTCATGAAAGTGTTTtaccataaagttgtacataatgcctCAAATATTGTACGTATGGTCATGAaggtgttttatcataagattgtactttatgtttcatatattaattaacttgttaatatttttattaaatacaattaattattttaatgacattacTATGGGAGTTTAAAATTTTTctcattacttttttttttttaacttggaTATCATTATTTATGAGTTCATCATTATAAAGATTTATTGGATACTATATATAGATTTCAACATCAAACTAAATAAATTTAGGAATATTTACATATGTTTATCTTCATTACTTTGTACAAAGTTAAGCATTATATGTTTCATTCGATGATACTATTCTCAGAAATTAAAGAGTTACTAAATGACATAACAAAACTAAATATTCAAACTTTATTCACTCGAGTGATAAAAATAACTAAATATTTAAGATATTtttaatcaaataaaatataaaaaagaaacatttttatataatatttacatcgaATAGAAGAGATTCAAACATGTagctttaataaaaaaaatattgaattGATGATTTGTGTGAAGAAGATGATTTAAGTTAATATTATAGGTAAGATTTGAGAACATGTTAAAAATAAGATATTTTTTTCAAAAGAATtatgaaaaattaataatttaatgaAACAAATGGTGTATTTTTTATATAGTTTGATAAAACATTATAATTGGACGATTTGTGTATCCTTAATCCTTATTTGCCCTTTTTATTAAAATAAAGTACGTTCGTTTTTCTTTGTTCTTATTAAATGAACTATTAATGGCATGAATTAATTTTTTGGTAACTTTCTAATCACCATCAAAGTCGTATTTTATTTTTCCCTTTTTTgcatttttttcatttttaataatgtaattattagtgattttattaatTTGGAAAAAATATTTATTGTAAATAAAATATTTATGACATCATCTTATAGCTTAATATAATGACATGTGTCCAGCCTATTATATAAGGTGACATCATCAAGTTAGAGTTTTAAtagatatctatatctatatataactaaaTATTGACTCCCACCTCCATTAATTAGTTTATTAACTCCATGAATTTAACTTTTTTTTACCCATCTTCACCACTTAACTCCATGGTAATtcaattatattaaaaaaaatctaTAATACAGGTGGTAAAAGTCACTCGGTAATTGTcaaattatttataatattaatcaattttttttatctatatacaAGTACATCTATATTACTTCCGGAAGTCATTAAAGGTATTTGTACTTAGgtttgttttttaaaaatcaaaatcaattgtCATAATCTATCACTGTATAACCGCCACGTTCATCTCCTACCTTCAATGACGTGTGCCGACGCCGGTAAATGGGCTCGCAACCTACATGCAATCGGCCGCCGGGTCTCCTCCTCTAAGGATGCAATTGTAGGTTACATTCCCTTCAATTCCGGTGACGGTCCGTTCGCCTTCCTCATAGATCTGACCCGCCATTATTAATTCCGGTAATTAATACGATTCTGTTTGTAGAATTAAATTTTGATTCGTAACTCCCTTAAATTAAGTTGGGAATTTGTTATGAAAGCCCTTTCAAATGCCTTTTCAATTATGATTTTCAGGTCTGATGCTGTTCATCGTGTTCCATCTAGGCCTATAAATTGTTATCATATATAGTAGTATTATCCCTTATCAAGCACAATCCATATTGCATTATTATACATTATTAAGCACAACCCATCTTCAAATGGCACTACCTACTGAAAACTCCATTGCCCAGGCCGTTCAGCGCACTTATGTTTACCTTGATGAATTGCAGGTAGGTCAGGACGCGGTCGTTAAGGTCATGATCTGTAGGACATGGGATACGCACACAGTCTACGGCAAATATCTCAGCACTGATTTTATAGCTTCTGATGAGAAGGTGCATTTTCCCAGTTACATtgtttattattttgtatataatCATATTTATCTATATGTATAGAATAGTTATCCTCTGGCTGTTATCTCCATGTCCCCATGTATTTGTGTTGGTTAATTTTCAAAAGCACCATATACTACATTTATACAGGCTGGTGCTGTCCATTAGTAGTGTTTCATTTTTTGCCCGCTATATAATACATCAAACATGTTTTCATAtatgtgtgtctatatatatatatatatatatatatatatatatatatatatatatatatatatatatatatatatatatatgtatatatatatatgtatgtatatatatgtatatgtatgtatatatatatatatgtatatatatatatatgtatatatatatatatatgtgtatatatatatatatatttgggtagGTTTCTttgtttataaatacatatatgtgtGCACATATACATCAGAAGTAGATGATTATTTTAAGATACAATTGCCTGCCATTACATGTTTCACAATTCTTCCTGTTTCTAACAGTTTGTGGTTGTTGCCTATAAAAAAATATGTATTAGACAAACGCAGCTGCTAGAGTAGGTCTATCTTTATTTTGTCTTTATTTTGAAAAATGTGTCACTCTAGGCCCTCATTTTATATGTATAATGCTGACATGTATCCCATGTTGTTTAGGGGAATGTTGTTCAGTTGACTGCCAAAAACACTGTGGCCCATTGTTTTATTCCAAGGCTCAAAGAGGGCTCAGTGTATTTGTTAAAGAATTTTGAAGTGATTCCGAATAGAGACACTTACCGTATACTGAAGGACAACAAGTTCCTTATTCAGTTGCAGGGATCCACCTTTCTCGGGAGACAAGCAATCGAAGGTTTATCCGGGTTCATCCGCCATCCTTTCAAGTGCATTGCATTTGACGCCTTGGAACCTACCGAGGGAAAATACTTGATTGGTATGCCTTTTAAAGTTTCCTCACCTACTTCTGTTAAAAGTTTACTCCACAGATAGTAGACCCTAACTTATCAAATTTGACATAGATGCTGTTGGATGTGTTCTTAATGTGGGCTCACCCCAGACCCCTAAACAGGGCACCAGCGCTCTAGAATTCGAGCTTGCAAACGAACGGTACTTAACACATGCAGCTGGCTATTTGATTACTAAACATACTACTTACATATTATTCCCTAATTTGATGTTACCCCTTCTTTGGGTTTGCAGGGGTCAGCGAGTAAGGGTCACATTGTGGGGAAACCTTGGGAGTTCTTTCCTGCAGAAGAAGCCACCGTCACCCGGCCAATATTGCATCATTTTGAGCTCCGTTTCCGTGAAACAAAACCACTACGGTATTCTCCACTTCTAAGTCCATTCCTCGATGTACTATTACATTGCAAATACTCATCCATTGCCGGCCTACCTCTGCAGGTACTAAGGCACTCTCAAGCACATCGTCCACTATGATTCTAGATGACGCCGAAATACCAACCCTCACTGATTTCATCAACAAAATAAGGTTTATGTCGGTTCATTACGTAGCATAAACAAATCTAAAAATGCTACTAAACACAAGAAAATATTTTGTTCAGCGGAGTCCAGCTATGTGATGATGAGGAAGAACCACTTGCCGGGCGCCATTACCCGCCCCCCAAAGAGGGCACGCTTGCTGATCTCCTCGCGCTAGCCCGGAAAGGGAAACACAATTCCGTAAGCTTACCTACAAACGCCGTCTCCCCTTTTGTTATCAGCCACTTTTGTTTACCCACATATAATATAAGCAAGTTGACTTCTTAAATTGAAGGATGACGTTTTCAAGTGTAAAGTTGAACTCATGAATATTCGCATGAAGAACGGGTGGCATTACACCACTTGCAGTATTTGTCAGGCGAAAAAGGGCATAACGCGGCAGTTTGGTGGCTATTGGTGTGAATCATGCGCCAAGCTTGTCCCTGAGCCAATTACACGGTATTTAATATCTAAACCTATCCTCCTATCAACAACTCGAGCAACGCTTTCCCGCTGGTTAATTATTCAATGGTAAACGTTACATTCGGCTTCATGTAACATTTCCAGGTTCAGGGTACAATGCGAAGTCCGCGATGCGACTGCGGAAACTGTTATTGTTTTCTTCGATGAAACTGCTGAACAGTTGACTCAGACTACAGCACCATGTTTGATGGCTGAACAAGACGAAGTAAGAGCCTGCTTTTTCGCCTCTTATTTTTCTTTGTTACTAACCCCATCTTATTTTTGCATAAACATAGGAAACCCGCACAACCGTGTTACCAAATGCACTCGCAAATCTATTGGGCACCACACAGGTTGTATTGATAAAGACATGCTCCCATTATGAGCATGGGACGTTTGAAAGTTTCAATTGCATTAAGGTTTACTTGGATGAGCCGGTACCCGAAACCCTACCTACTTTGGATGTTACAGAGGATACCATACCTGCAGTTGCTGAATCCGTTGCTGAATCGAGCACTCCACTTCATTCAACCTCAAAGGGGGTTAAGCGTGAAATCGATGTGCCTACTCCACCCAAGGATTCGGAGCGTCCAAGCCGTCGAAGGTAaccaactacttaatttggttatgCACACCCATACACACATCTACAGCCACACGTCAAAAATTGTGCATGTGCTTTCCCAGTGTCGGTctcagtgttatactaatcattgtATTGACCTACAGGTTTATTGTAACGTCTGATTCGGAAGACGAGCATCCCCCCAAAACAGCAACCGGTGAAGATAAGGAGGTCCAGAAAAATGAATAAAAAGGGAGATGCACCCCTAAAATAAATGACTCCACAAACAGAGTTATAATTTGATGCTTTTACGTTTGTAAGCACAATTTCATTTTCCGTTATGTTCTTGGCGTGTTTCGCCTGCAACAAATAACATTATCCCCCCTggttttgaatgttttcaataaagTTTGTATTGGTACAATTTTCCATTATGTTTGTGATGTTGttttttatctctttgcattatggTTACCTTTGTGTATCGCACGCTCATTGTTCAGTTGCCCAACTACTAATAATAAGTACCTATCTCTTTAGAATGCGAACGTGTATCCATGCATTGTACACATATTGATTTCACCATATATGGCATTTGTTCGTTTGCGGTTATTCTGATCCCGTTATCAACTCAAGGCCCTTATATAGCTGTGTATGCTCAGCTAGCTAATAAAGGCCGAAGTAAATATCAGATGTGAATCGAAACCAACTGGTTTTTATCCATGTATGCATGTTTTATAGGATTGGTTTGTTTGCGTTGGATTTAGCCATGTTTGTTTTGAACATggttaacttaaatatataaatggCCGTGTCGAGGCAACGACCCACATAACCTGACCACACGGCATTCTCATACTTCAGTTTATGATGGGCTGAACCTTTAGGGTTTCGTGTAGCACATACATCGGCGCCACACTTGACAGATCACATG
The window above is part of the Rutidosis leptorrhynchoides isolate AG116_Rl617_1_P2 chromosome 1, CSIRO_AGI_Rlap_v1, whole genome shotgun sequence genome. Proteins encoded here:
- the LOC139843183 gene encoding replication protein A 70 kDa DNA-binding subunit B-like, which produces MALPTENSIAQAVQRTYVYLDELQVGQDAVVKVMICRTWDTHTVYGKYLSTDFIASDEKGNVVQLTAKNTVAHCFIPRLKEGSVYLLKNFEVIPNRDTYRILKDNKFLIQLQGSTFLGRQAIEGLSGFIRHPFKCIAFDALEPTEGKYLIDAVGCVLNVGSPQTPKQGTSALEFELANERGQRVRVTLWGNLGSSFLQKKPPSPGQYCIILSSVSVKQNHYGTKALSSTSSTMILDDAEIPTLTDFINKISGVQLCDDEEEPLAGRHYPPPKEGTLADLLALARKGKHNSDDVFKCKVELMNIRMKNGWHYTTCSICQAKKGITRQFGGYWCESCAKLVPEPITRFRVQCEVRDATAETVIVFFDETAEQLTQTTAPCLMAEQDEETRTTVLPNALANLLGTTQVVLIKTCSHYEHGTFESFNCIKVYLDEPVPETLPTLDVTEDTIPAVAESVAESSTPLHSTSKGVKREIDVPTPPKDSERPSRRRFIVTSDSEDEHPPKTATGEDKEVQKNE